The window CTCGGTCGCCCTTAAGGTCGGATAGCGCTCCACGACCACCAGCAAACGCGAGAGCGCCGAGCTAAGCTGGCCCTGTGCCTGGTCGAATGCCGCCAGTTTTGACGGATCACTCGGCGCCCGGGTCGGATCAATTTTCACCTGGCCGACCGAGGCCCTGGCCTCCGTGACTTGTGTGAGGGTCGATTTTTCGAAGTTGGCCGCTCCCGAGACGGTGGCCACCAGGTTGGGGATCAGGTCGGCGCGGCGTTGGTAAACATTCTGCACTTGCGCCCATTGTTTATCGACCGTCTGCGAGAGGTTGACCAGATGGTTATAAGCTCCGGCGGCCACGAGGATAAGAGCCACCCCCACCAAGCCCAGCACACCCAGCACCGCGCAACCCAATCCCAGCTTTTTCATAAGTTAGCCACAGCCTATACTACCCGCCGCCTCTCGACAACACCGGTTCATCAGCGCAATAACGATTTGTCCATGCGCCAAAATAGGGTTTCCCCCCATTAGCCACGCGTCCGTTGTGCCGTGAGGTTTTCTTGTGATTATGGAGCCACGCGAATTCCTGCTGCAAAACCCGCTGCCGCTAATCGGCAATTGGGCCAAATCCACCCACGCACAACATAACCGATTGTCTGTTGGCTCGTACCGCCGTGAGCCGGCCCGGATGATTTCGGTTATCATCCCGGCGCATAATGAGCAGGATTATCTCGGGCGCACTTTGGAGGCCCTGCGCCGGCAGAACTACGGCTGGTTCGAGATCATCGTGGTCGCCAATGGCTGCGTGGATGGGACCGCCGAGGTTGCCCGGGGGCGCTGCCATCGGCTGATCGTGCTATCGCAGAAAAACCTGGGCATGGCCCGCAACCTGGGCGCCCGCCTGGCTCGCGGCGAGCTGTTGCTCTTTCTCGACGCAGACACCACCCTCGAACCGATGGCCTTGCGCAGGATCGCCGAGGTCTTTTCCACCGCCGATGCGGCCGGCACACTCAAAGGCTGCCCAGATGGGAATCGGCTGGCGTATCGGCTTATCTATGTATTGAAGAATCTCGTTCATCGCTGCTCGCTTCATCCCGGCAGTTCGGGCGTCATCCTTTGCTGGAAGGAACATTTCGTGCGGGTCGGTGGGTTTGACGAGGGTCTCGAAGTGCGTGAGAACAGCGAACTGATCAAGCGCCTCAAGCGGTTCGGGCACTATAGGTACGTGGGCGACATCAGCGCGGTTACCTCGATGCGGCGCTATGAACAACGCGGCGTCGGGCGTGTCGTCTGGCTCTGGATAAAGCTCTGGGCCCAATCTCTCCTGGGGGATTTGCACCAAAAGCATTACGAGGCAGTGCGGTGAGCTGAAATCCAAGGTCGAGCTTGGGATTTTTCTCTTGGCTTGCGAGGGGGCGCTCCCCTGTTTTACCCTGTTCCCGGTGAGTTCGAAAATCATCACGGTCATCCCCGTTTATAATGGGGAGAGATTCATCCGCCAAACTCTCGAAT is drawn from Verrucomicrobiia bacterium and contains these coding sequences:
- a CDS encoding LemA family protein, producing the protein MKKLGLGCAVLGVLGLVGVALILVAAGAYNHLVNLSQTVDKQWAQVQNVYQRRADLIPNLVATVSGAANFEKSTLTQVTEARASVGQVKIDPTRAPSDPSKLAAFDQAQGQLSSALSRLLVVVERYPTLRATENFQELQAQLEGTENRISVERERYNEAVLAYNAAVRSFPANLYASALGFREKPYFTATTPGAETAPKVQFNFGAPSTSPPPSKPQ
- a CDS encoding glycosyltransferase, whose product is MEPREFLLQNPLPLIGNWAKSTHAQHNRLSVGSYRREPARMISVIIPAHNEQDYLGRTLEALRRQNYGWFEIIVVANGCVDGTAEVARGRCHRLIVLSQKNLGMARNLGARLARGELLLFLDADTTLEPMALRRIAEVFSTADAAGTLKGCPDGNRLAYRLIYVLKNLVHRCSLHPGSSGVILCWKEHFVRVGGFDEGLEVRENSELIKRLKRFGHYRYVGDISAVTSMRRYEQRGVGRVVWLWIKLWAQSLLGDLHQKHYEAVR